One window from the genome of Carnobacteriaceae bacterium zg-84 encodes:
- a CDS encoding ABC transporter permease gives MLYLYWIAFKSIATKETNRYLRIWIQTLLPSVITTSLYFIVFGQMVGSRVGDMGGFSYMAFIVPGLIMMSSITSAYSNVSSSFFSQKFQRNIEEILVAPVPASMIILGFVAGGTGRSLIVGTLVTMVSLFFIPLHVHSWFAVILVLVLTAVLFSLGGLVNGVLARNYDDVSIMSTFVLQPLTYLGGVFYSIAALPPFWKTVSSFNPIVYMISGFRYGFLGVEDVPFVVSIGVLILIIAILYTVNWYLIKTGRGLRS, from the coding sequence TTGTTATATCTATATTGGATTGCTTTTAAAAGTATTGCCACAAAAGAAACCAATCGTTATTTAAGAATTTGGATTCAGACACTTTTACCGTCTGTGATTACAACATCCCTGTATTTTATTGTCTTTGGGCAAATGGTTGGCTCACGTGTAGGGGATATGGGTGGTTTTTCTTATATGGCATTTATTGTCCCTGGTTTAATTATGATGTCTAGTATTACAAGTGCTTATTCAAATGTATCATCGTCTTTCTTTTCTCAAAAATTTCAAAGAAATATTGAGGAAATTTTAGTTGCACCCGTACCCGCGTCTATGATTATTTTAGGATTTGTTGCAGGTGGTACAGGGCGTAGTCTGATTGTCGGTACATTAGTTACAATGGTGTCGCTATTTTTTATTCCTCTACACGTTCATTCCTGGTTTGCTGTTATTCTTGTTTTAGTATTGACGGCTGTTTTATTTTCGTTAGGAGGTTTAGTAAACGGCGTTTTAGCTCGAAATTATGACGATGTGTCCATTATGTCGACTTTCGTCTTACAGCCCTTAACCTATTTAGGTGGTGTGTTCTATTCCATTGCAGCATTACCTCCATTTTGGAAAACCGTATCCTCATTTAACCCTATTGTGTACATGATTTCCGGATTTCGATACGGCTTTTTAGGTGTTGAGGACGTTCCATTTGTTGTGTCGATAGGTGTTTTAATATTGATTATTGCGATTTTATATACGGTAAATTGGTATTTAATCAAAACAGGAAGAGGATTGCGAAGCTAG
- a CDS encoding ABC transporter substrate-binding protein: protein MEKTRFSQEQLKNKKWNVKKIGATALMGLSLLLVGCSQQSSTSVKETEHVKIGILQFAEHDALTSAREGFLESLREAGYKEGDNLTVTLQNAMGDQSQLQSMSEKIAGKQNIHFAIATPAAQGLVNVDAKTPTVFTAVTDPVSAGLVSDVEKPDGNATGTTDLTPVDKQVEKLLSVVPNAKKVGIFYNSSEVNSESQANAAKQFLASKGIEAVEMTVTNTNDVQQVLTSLASHVDAIYFPTDTTVASTISTIKDVLMEKKIPALGGDEAVLKGMLVTYGVDYKEIGKQAGKQAVEILKGKKVSEVPVQQPQNPSIKINKEMAASLGLDIVQLEKALGIE from the coding sequence ATGGAAAAAACTCGATTTAGTCAGGAACAATTGAAAAATAAAAAATGGAATGTAAAAAAAATAGGTGCAACAGCACTTATGGGACTAAGTTTATTATTGGTAGGTTGTAGTCAACAGTCATCTACATCTGTTAAAGAAACGGAACATGTAAAAATTGGTATTTTACAATTTGCAGAACACGATGCTCTAACAAGTGCACGTGAAGGATTTTTAGAGTCATTGCGTGAAGCCGGTTATAAAGAAGGTGATAATTTGACGGTGACATTACAAAATGCGATGGGAGATCAAAGTCAATTGCAAAGTATGAGTGAGAAAATAGCTGGTAAGCAAAATATTCATTTTGCGATTGCAACACCGGCTGCACAAGGACTTGTGAATGTAGATGCTAAAACACCGACCGTATTTACAGCAGTGACAGATCCTGTATCAGCAGGGCTTGTGAGTGATGTGGAAAAACCAGATGGGAATGCGACGGGGACAACCGATTTAACACCAGTTGATAAACAAGTTGAGAAATTATTATCAGTTGTTCCGAATGCTAAAAAAGTTGGTATTTTTTATAACTCTAGTGAAGTGAATTCAGAATCTCAAGCAAATGCAGCAAAACAGTTTTTAGCAAGTAAAGGAATTGAAGCTGTTGAAATGACTGTAACGAATACAAATGATGTACAACAAGTATTAACATCACTTGCAAGTCATGTGGATGCTATTTACTTCCCAACAGATACAACAGTTGCATCAACGATTTCAACCATTAAAGATGTTTTAATGGAGAAAAAAATACCAGCTCTTGGTGGTGATGAAGCTGTTTTAAAAGGGATGCTTGTGACGTATGGTGTAGATTACAAAGAAATTGGTAAGCAAGCAGGAAAACAAGCCGTAGAAATTTTAAAAGGTAAAAAAGTAAGCGAAGTTCCTGTTCAACAACCACAAAATCCGTCAATTAAAATAAACAAAGAAATGGCAGCTTCACTAGGTTTAGATATTGTCCAATTAGAAAAAGCATTAGGTATCGAGTAA
- a CDS encoding prolyl-tRNA synthetase associated domain-containing protein — MNHETWTYTLLDTLNIPYERLDHEPISSVKDTDIVLPGQQVKNLCLKTKKGKDYYLIILKDEKIADLKQLATLLGKNRLSFVNEEELANLLHVTPGTVTPFGLHFDTEQKIQVIIDKEVDPTLTVGFHPFINTTTLNIAYSDFLRFLEYTNHSPLIISC, encoded by the coding sequence ATGAATCACGAAACATGGACATACACATTACTCGACACACTAAACATCCCGTATGAACGCTTGGATCACGAACCAATTTCATCTGTTAAAGATACAGATATTGTGCTCCCAGGGCAACAAGTAAAAAATTTATGCTTGAAAACAAAAAAAGGAAAAGATTACTATCTTATTATTTTAAAAGATGAAAAAATCGCCGATTTAAAACAATTAGCCACATTACTAGGGAAAAATCGACTTTCTTTTGTGAATGAAGAAGAACTCGCCAATCTCCTACACGTCACACCCGGAACTGTCACACCATTTGGTTTACACTTTGATACCGAACAAAAAATCCAAGTAATTATTGATAAAGAGGTTGATCCAACATTAACGGTTGGTTTTCACCCTTTTATTAATACCACAACACTCAATATTGCATACAGTGACTTCTTACGATTTCTTGAGTATACAAATCATTCACCACTTATTATATCTTGCTAA
- a CDS encoding NAD(P)/FAD-dependent oxidoreductase, translated as MTEIFDITIIGGGPIGLFTAFYAHLRQAKVKIIESLHQLGGQPIMLYPEKTILDVPAYPRLTGQTLSEKLLEQLSPFDTTVCLNETVLHIEKENEHFVLTTNQGTHFTKTVIIAIGAGAFKPRTLDLEGIDTFENIHYHVQNIEQYKDKDVVVLGGGDSAVDWSLAFEPIAKSTRIVHRRDEFRAMEHSVEQLKQSSINIHTPHLPTKLIGKDKKLSHIELTKVKTDETVTLPVDHLFVNYGFSTSVGNLKNWGLELKRNAIIVDTKQESSISGIFAVGDCCTYEGKVDLIASGFGEAPTAVNNAMVFINPKARVQPMHTTSL; from the coding sequence ATGACAGAAATTTTTGACATTACCATTATTGGTGGAGGACCAATTGGTTTATTTACAGCTTTTTATGCACATTTGAGGCAAGCAAAAGTAAAAATCATCGAATCTTTACATCAACTAGGCGGTCAACCGATTATGCTTTATCCAGAAAAAACGATTTTAGACGTACCAGCCTATCCACGTTTAACTGGACAAACACTGTCTGAAAAATTATTGGAACAATTAAGTCCATTTGATACAACTGTTTGTTTAAATGAAACAGTGCTACATATTGAAAAAGAAAATGAACATTTTGTGTTAACGACAAATCAAGGTACACATTTCACCAAAACAGTGATTATTGCGATTGGAGCGGGTGCTTTTAAACCTCGTACGCTTGATTTAGAAGGTATTGATACATTTGAAAACATTCATTATCACGTTCAAAACATTGAACAATACAAAGATAAAGACGTTGTGGTACTTGGAGGTGGCGATTCAGCAGTCGATTGGTCGCTAGCCTTTGAACCTATCGCAAAATCAACACGGATCGTTCACAGACGTGATGAGTTTCGTGCTATGGAACACAGTGTTGAACAATTAAAGCAATCATCAATCAATATTCACACACCTCATCTTCCAACAAAATTGATAGGAAAAGATAAAAAATTATCGCACATCGAGCTAACAAAAGTAAAAACAGATGAAACAGTGACACTTCCTGTCGATCATCTATTTGTCAATTACGGATTTAGTACGTCTGTTGGTAATTTGAAAAATTGGGGCTTAGAATTGAAAAGAAATGCCATTATTGTAGATACAAAACAAGAAAGCTCTATTTCAGGTATTTTTGCCGTTGGAGATTGCTGCACGTATGAAGGTAAAGTCGATTTAATCGCCTCTGGATTTGGAGAAGCACCTACGGCTGTCAATAACGCGATGGTCTTTATCAATCCAAAAGCGCGTGTTCAACCAATGCATACAACAAGTTTATAA
- a CDS encoding bifunctional (p)ppGpp synthetase/guanosine-3',5'-bis(diphosphate) 3'-pyrophosphohydrolase — translation MARQTNYTAQEVFNICASYMNEDHVAFVKKAYAFAEKAHEGVTRKSGEPYILHPIQVAGLLADLHMDPSTVATGFLHDVVEDTDYTYEDMVEQFSQTVADLIEGVTKIGQVEYQSKAENKAENHRKMLLAMANDLRVIIVKLADRLHNMRTMEYQTPEKQAQKSEETLEIYAPLAHRLGMSKIKWELEDLSLRYLEAEKYYEIVGLMNSRREERESQINDTIVDIHKAILEMSIQADITGRPKHIYSIYKKMVGKKKEFSEIYDLLAVRVLVEDIKDCYAVLGAVHTKWTPLPGRFKDYIAMPKPNMYQSLHTTVLGPGGTPVEIQIRTFDMHRIAENGVAAHWAYKEGVTQKVQSNSLQEHFNWFRDMLELQHDSQNAGDFVESVKTDLFYDRVYVFSPKGDVTELPKGSTPLDFAYSIHTELGNKTVGATVNGRNVGLDTQLKNGDIVGIRTSNHANPSTDWLNFVVTSRAKNKIKRYFKLQERDVSIERGKALLEKAIQDLEFDPKEFLTKSKILDIVDKMNMSSDDDIYASIGFGELSPLTVANRLTEKERRQREQEIEEKKIFAEPEQTQTAMKIRDENGIIVAGGDNLLIRLSRCCRPVPGDKVVGYITKGHGISVHRSDCPNVQLFGEERNRLIDVEWDASMTKQTVDYDTELVVTAYDRNGLFTDIVNTVNSVVKRMQSINAKVDDNQIVTITIRVGIQDISELDKLVDKIKMITDVYRVHRVIA, via the coding sequence ATGGCAAGGCAAACAAACTATACAGCACAAGAAGTCTTTAATATTTGTGCTTCTTATATGAATGAAGACCATGTGGCATTTGTGAAGAAAGCCTATGCTTTTGCTGAAAAAGCACATGAAGGTGTCACACGAAAATCTGGAGAGCCTTATATTTTACATCCTATTCAAGTCGCAGGTCTTTTAGCGGATTTACATATGGATCCTTCAACGGTTGCGACAGGATTTTTACATGATGTTGTAGAAGATACAGACTACACGTATGAAGATATGGTAGAACAATTTTCTCAAACAGTTGCCGATTTAATTGAAGGTGTTACGAAAATCGGACAAGTTGAATATCAATCAAAAGCAGAAAATAAAGCAGAGAATCATCGAAAAATGTTGTTGGCAATGGCAAATGATTTACGTGTTATAATTGTAAAATTAGCAGACCGTTTGCACAACATGAGAACCATGGAGTACCAAACGCCTGAAAAACAAGCTCAAAAATCAGAAGAAACATTGGAAATTTATGCACCTTTGGCACACCGTTTAGGGATGAGTAAAATCAAATGGGAACTAGAAGACTTATCTTTACGCTATTTAGAAGCAGAAAAATATTATGAAATTGTTGGTTTAATGAATAGCCGTCGTGAAGAAAGAGAAAGCCAAATCAATGATACGATTGTGGATATTCATAAAGCAATTTTGGAGATGAGTATTCAAGCGGATATTACTGGGCGACCAAAACATATTTATTCCATTTATAAAAAAATGGTTGGCAAGAAAAAAGAATTTAGTGAAATTTATGACCTACTTGCCGTGCGTGTATTGGTTGAAGATATAAAAGACTGTTACGCTGTATTGGGTGCTGTACATACAAAATGGACACCTTTACCAGGGCGATTTAAAGATTACATAGCGATGCCTAAACCGAATATGTATCAATCGCTCCATACAACAGTACTAGGGCCGGGAGGTACTCCTGTTGAAATTCAAATTCGTACCTTTGACATGCATCGTATTGCAGAAAATGGGGTAGCTGCACACTGGGCATATAAAGAGGGTGTGACACAAAAAGTACAATCCAATTCATTGCAAGAACATTTCAACTGGTTTAGGGATATGTTGGAACTACAACACGATTCACAAAATGCGGGTGATTTTGTTGAAAGTGTAAAAACTGATTTATTTTATGATAGAGTTTATGTATTTTCACCAAAAGGCGATGTGACAGAGTTACCAAAAGGATCTACACCACTTGATTTTGCTTATAGTATCCATACCGAACTTGGTAATAAAACAGTTGGTGCTACAGTCAATGGACGTAATGTAGGATTGGATACTCAATTAAAAAATGGCGATATTGTTGGCATTCGGACGAGTAATCATGCCAATCCGTCAACGGACTGGTTAAATTTTGTTGTTACAAGTCGTGCTAAAAATAAAATTAAACGTTATTTTAAATTACAAGAACGTGATGTAAGCATTGAACGAGGAAAGGCATTACTTGAAAAAGCTATCCAAGATTTAGAATTTGATCCAAAAGAATTTTTGACAAAATCAAAAATTCTCGATATTGTGGACAAAATGAATATGTCGAGTGATGACGATATTTACGCATCTATTGGGTTTGGAGAACTATCTCCTCTTACGGTTGCCAATCGCTTAACGGAAAAAGAACGACGCCAGCGTGAACAAGAAATCGAAGAAAAGAAAATCTTTGCCGAACCTGAACAAACACAAACGGCGATGAAAATTCGAGATGAAAATGGCATTATTGTAGCCGGAGGAGATAATTTGTTAATTCGTCTTAGTCGTTGTTGTCGTCCTGTTCCGGGAGATAAGGTTGTCGGGTATATTACCAAAGGGCACGGTATTTCTGTCCACCGTTCTGATTGCCCAAATGTTCAGTTGTTTGGTGAAGAACGTAATCGTTTGATTGATGTCGAGTGGGATGCTTCCATGACAAAACAAACCGTAGATTATGACACAGAATTGGTTGTAACGGCATATGATCGAAATGGACTATTCACGGATATTGTGAATACAGTAAACAGTGTTGTGAAACGTATGCAAAGTATCAATGCGAAAGTAGACGACAATCAAATTGTGACAATTACCATTCGAGTGGGTATTCAAGATATTTCTGAACTGGACAAACTAGTCGATAAAATTAAAATGATTACAGATGTTTACCGTGTTCATCGGGTGATTGCATAA
- a CDS encoding ABC transporter ATP-binding protein: protein MVYALDIKGLKKVYASGTEALKGIDLRVEEGDFYALLGPNGAGKSTTIGIVTSLVNKTSGSVSVFGYDLDTQLVQVKQHIGIVPQEFNFSQFETVEQIVVNQAGYYGVPRQEALKRSEKYLKQSNLWEKRHTRARMLSGGMKRRLMIARALMHEPKLLILDEPTAGVDIELRREMWTFLKELNDNGTTIILTTHYLEEAEMLCRNIGIIQSGKLIENTSMKDLLSKLQYETFIFDLAPNQPACYLDGYGYRMQDEQTLVVEVERNQGINGVFEQLNAQGIQVVSMRNKSNRLEELFLRLTEESQ, encoded by the coding sequence ATGGTCTATGCACTAGATATAAAAGGATTAAAAAAAGTCTATGCGTCTGGTACAGAAGCATTAAAAGGTATTGATTTACGTGTTGAAGAAGGCGATTTTTATGCGTTATTAGGACCGAATGGAGCAGGAAAGTCAACGACGATTGGTATTGTGACGTCATTGGTAAATAAAACGTCGGGTAGTGTGTCTGTTTTTGGGTATGATTTAGATACGCAACTTGTTCAAGTAAAGCAACACATTGGGATTGTGCCACAAGAGTTTAATTTTAGTCAGTTTGAAACAGTAGAGCAAATTGTCGTCAATCAAGCAGGTTATTATGGTGTACCTCGACAAGAAGCGTTAAAACGTAGTGAAAAATATTTGAAGCAATCGAATTTATGGGAAAAACGTCATACACGTGCCAGAATGTTGTCGGGAGGAATGAAACGTCGATTGATGATTGCGCGTGCGTTGATGCATGAGCCTAAATTATTGATTTTAGATGAGCCAACAGCAGGAGTAGATATTGAATTAAGACGTGAGATGTGGACGTTTTTAAAAGAGTTAAATGATAATGGGACAACGATTATTTTAACAACACATTATTTAGAAGAGGCAGAGATGCTATGCCGAAATATTGGCATTATTCAATCTGGGAAATTGATTGAAAATACGAGTATGAAAGATTTATTGTCTAAATTACAATATGAAACATTTATTTTTGATTTAGCACCAAATCAACCTGCATGTTATTTAGATGGTTATGGTTATCGTATGCAAGACGAGCAAACATTGGTTGTTGAAGTCGAAAGAAATCAAGGTATCAATGGTGTGTTTGAGCAACTGAATGCACAAGGTATTCAAGTGGTATCCATGAGAAATAAATCAAATCGTTTAGAAGAACTATTTTTACGCTTAACGGAGGAAAGTCAATGA
- a CDS encoding D-tyrosyl-tRNA(Tyr) deacylase has translation MKVVVQRCQQAHVRVDNAIIGQIEHGFVLLVGVAETDTLDDVMYLVRKITQLRVFEDEQHKMNLSIMDIKGSILSISQFTLLASTKKGNRPSFTKAANPEKANQFYELFNEELRKNGLVVETGQFGADMKVSLINDGPVTIIFDTEE, from the coding sequence ATGAAAGTTGTTGTACAACGTTGTCAACAAGCACATGTGCGTGTGGATAATGCCATTATCGGTCAAATCGAACATGGATTTGTCTTGCTTGTTGGTGTAGCAGAAACAGACACGTTAGATGATGTTATGTATTTAGTTAGAAAAATTACACAATTACGTGTTTTTGAAGATGAGCAGCATAAAATGAATTTAAGTATTATGGATATAAAAGGAAGTATTTTATCCATTTCACAATTTACTTTATTGGCAAGCACAAAAAAGGGAAATCGTCCAAGTTTTACAAAAGCAGCTAATCCAGAAAAAGCAAATCAATTTTACGAGTTATTTAATGAAGAGTTGAGAAAAAATGGACTTGTGGTTGAAACAGGACAATTTGGTGCTGATATGAAAGTATCGCTTATCAATGACGGTCCCGTTACCATTATTTTTGACACAGAAGAATAA
- a CDS encoding ATP-binding cassette domain-containing protein, which produces MRTILSLKNVHKTFELGTINENHVLKGLSLDVMEGDFISVIGGNGAGKSTLMNVIAGVLQADMGQIVLEDTDITTQPVRKRSKKISRVFQDTKMGTASRMTIEQNLAIAMKRGQSRGLSWGVKEKNRTFYQEVLKELDLGLENRLKTSVEFLSGGQRQALTLLMASLASPKLLLLDEHTAALDPKTSEMVMALTEKIVTQHHLTTIMITHNMENAIRYGNRLIMLQSGRVVVDIAGEEKKHLTVPQLMELFHQRSGEFMTSDSLILS; this is translated from the coding sequence ATGCGTACAATATTATCATTAAAAAATGTGCACAAAACCTTTGAACTGGGGACAATCAATGAAAATCATGTATTAAAAGGTCTTTCACTAGATGTTATGGAGGGAGATTTTATTTCAGTTATTGGAGGTAATGGTGCTGGAAAATCAACCTTAATGAATGTGATTGCAGGTGTTTTACAAGCGGATATGGGACAGATTGTTTTAGAAGATACAGATATTACAACGCAACCTGTTAGAAAACGTTCAAAAAAAATAAGCCGTGTGTTTCAAGATACAAAAATGGGAACAGCAAGTCGTATGACGATTGAGCAAAATTTAGCTATCGCGATGAAACGTGGGCAATCAAGAGGCTTGTCGTGGGGTGTTAAAGAAAAAAATAGAACCTTTTATCAAGAGGTATTAAAAGAGCTCGATTTAGGATTAGAAAATCGCTTAAAAACAAGTGTGGAATTTTTATCGGGTGGACAAAGACAAGCATTAACATTGTTGATGGCATCTTTAGCTAGTCCGAAATTGCTCCTTTTAGATGAACATACAGCAGCCTTAGATCCTAAAACGAGTGAAATGGTTATGGCTTTAACAGAGAAAATAGTCACACAACATCATCTCACTACTATTATGATTACACATAATATGGAAAATGCTATTCGCTATGGAAATCGTTTGATTATGTTACAAAGTGGACGTGTTGTTGTGGACATAGCTGGAGAAGAGAAGAAACATTTAACTGTACCACAGTTGATGGAACTCTTCCACCAAAGAAGTGGGGAATTTATGACAAGCGATTCTTTGATATTATCGTAG